From one Pseudomonadota bacterium genomic stretch:
- a CDS encoding HlyD family efflux transporter periplasmic adaptor subunit yields the protein MPSTTTEARKTISSPEQLDQLMTVTSPQGWLGLWATIALLATLVLWGIYGEIPLQVEGPGMLLYGGGLRTVSCVNAGRVLDVLVKPGDTVELGQVVMRVQSLTQYPATATTPITSPFAGTVTQIMAKPGAVVQVGDTLMNTASVNDHLEAVLYLPLDKGKKVVVGQAVQVTVSTVDREKYGYLVGTIKEVATYASTNELMRETLGNENLVQLFQSGGAYQGAPLKIKVRLQGDLSTPSGYHWSSDQGPPFAISPGTVCTAAIATGSERPMDMVVPYLLKRFGAEPQQ from the coding sequence ATGCCCAGCACAACCACCGAAGCTCGCAAGACCATCTCGTCACCTGAGCAGCTCGACCAGCTGATGACGGTGACGTCGCCCCAAGGATGGCTCGGCCTCTGGGCTACCATCGCCCTTCTCGCCACGCTGGTGCTGTGGGGGATCTACGGCGAGATCCCGCTGCAGGTCGAAGGGCCCGGGATGCTGCTCTACGGCGGAGGATTGCGCACGGTGTCCTGCGTCAACGCGGGGCGCGTCCTCGACGTGCTGGTGAAGCCCGGCGACACCGTCGAGCTGGGTCAGGTCGTCATGCGCGTGCAGTCGCTGACGCAGTATCCCGCGACCGCAACCACGCCGATCACCAGCCCATTCGCAGGTACGGTGACCCAGATCATGGCCAAGCCCGGTGCCGTCGTGCAGGTGGGCGACACGCTGATGAACACGGCGTCGGTCAACGACCATCTCGAGGCCGTGCTGTACCTGCCCCTCGACAAGGGCAAGAAGGTCGTTGTGGGACAGGCCGTGCAGGTCACCGTCTCCACCGTCGACCGCGAGAAATATGGATATCTGGTGGGTACGATCAAGGAAGTTGCCACCTACGCCTCGACAAACGAGCTGATGCGCGAGACCCTGGGGAACGAGAACCTGGTGCAGCTCTTCCAGAGCGGAGGCGCCTACCAGGGCGCTCCGCTCAAGATCAAGGTACGCCTCCAGGGCGACCTCTCGACCCCCAGTGGCTATCACTGGTCGTCGGATCAAGGTCCCCCCTTCGCCATCAGCCCGGGAACGGTCTGCACCGCCGCCATCGCCACCGGCAGCGAGCGCCCCATGGACATGGTGGTACCCTACCTGCTGAAGCGATTCGGCGCGGAGCCGCAGCAGTGA
- a CDS encoding NHLP family bacteriocin export ABC transporter peptidase/permease/ATPase subunit has translation MEAVECGAASLTMICSYYGLWIPLEKMREQCSVTRNGANALNLIKAARTHGFTATGNRLAWDALAGIKLPAILFWRFSHFVVLEGFTREGAWLNDPSAGPRFVAKEEFIREYSGVALTFETTPQFKRGGHRKSTWKAIRKRVRGSESGLLYVFLAALALVVPGLVIPSFLRVFVDEIIGNARHRWILWLFTAMAGMATLNAIITFMKSYFLARLETRLAVVSSSEFFWHVLHLPMAFFSQRMGGDIASRVEINDKVASLSTGSLASAALNVLMVGFYGMVMYFYDPLLTLITAGLSAMNFILLTVISRTRVDANMSLLSVQSKVQGTTVSGLAMIETLKATGRESDFFVRWAGYTTRMVNTQQHLSTSSLFLSVFPTLVSSLSNLAVIYFGGMRVMRGDMTMGMLIAFQSLSGQFVSPINSMVSYGSQMQELVGDLSRLEDVLLNDASYPPDEADLVTRDSSLGRLDGRLELKNLTFGYSRIDPPQLDSFSMTLEPGQRVALVGSTGSGKSTLGKLICGLLDAWSGEILFDGKPRTAWPRSVITTSLAQVDQDIVLFAGTLRENLTLWDNDIDEASITQALKDAGIYEAVISRPSGIDAEVQEAAHNFSGGERQRLEIARALVTNPRILVLDEATSALDPIVEKKIDQAVRRRGCTCVIIAHRLSTIRDADEIIVLEHGKVVERGDHETLVARKGEYWKLIQAEISAQSQDQAVAAS, from the coding sequence ATGGAGGCGGTGGAGTGCGGCGCCGCTTCTTTGACCATGATCTGCTCGTACTACGGGCTCTGGATACCGCTCGAGAAGATGCGCGAGCAGTGCTCGGTCACGCGCAACGGCGCCAATGCGCTGAACCTGATCAAAGCCGCACGCACGCACGGCTTCACCGCCACCGGAAACCGTCTGGCCTGGGACGCCCTTGCAGGCATCAAGCTCCCGGCCATCTTGTTCTGGCGGTTCAGTCACTTCGTGGTGCTCGAAGGCTTCACGCGTGAGGGCGCCTGGCTCAACGACCCGTCAGCCGGACCGCGATTCGTAGCGAAAGAAGAGTTCATTCGCGAGTACAGCGGCGTGGCGCTCACGTTTGAGACAACGCCACAGTTCAAGCGAGGCGGACACCGAAAGTCGACCTGGAAGGCCATTCGCAAGCGCGTGCGCGGCTCGGAGTCCGGCCTGCTCTACGTGTTCCTGGCCGCGCTTGCCCTCGTCGTGCCCGGACTCGTCATCCCGTCGTTCCTTCGGGTCTTCGTCGACGAGATCATCGGAAACGCACGTCACCGATGGATTCTGTGGCTCTTCACCGCCATGGCCGGAATGGCCACCCTCAACGCCATCATCACGTTCATGAAGTCGTACTTCCTGGCGCGTCTCGAGACGCGCCTCGCGGTGGTCTCGAGCAGCGAGTTCTTCTGGCACGTGCTGCACCTGCCTATGGCCTTCTTCTCTCAGCGCATGGGGGGCGATATCGCGTCGCGCGTGGAGATCAACGACAAGGTCGCCTCGCTCTCAACGGGCAGCCTGGCCTCTGCCGCGCTGAACGTTCTGATGGTCGGTTTCTACGGCATGGTGATGTACTTCTACGATCCCTTGCTGACACTCATCACGGCCGGGCTCTCCGCCATGAACTTCATCTTGCTCACCGTCATCTCGCGCACCCGCGTCGACGCCAACATGTCGCTGCTGAGCGTGCAGTCGAAGGTGCAGGGCACCACCGTCTCGGGCCTCGCCATGATCGAGACCCTGAAGGCCACAGGGCGAGAGTCTGACTTCTTCGTGCGATGGGCGGGCTACACCACGCGCATGGTGAACACCCAGCAGCACCTGTCGACCTCCAGCCTCTTCCTGTCGGTGTTTCCGACGCTGGTGTCGTCGCTCAGCAATCTTGCCGTCATCTACTTCGGCGGCATGCGCGTGATGCGTGGCGACATGACCATGGGCATGCTCATCGCATTCCAGTCGCTGAGCGGACAGTTCGTGAGCCCCATCAACAGCATGGTCTCGTACGGCTCGCAGATGCAGGAGCTCGTGGGCGACCTGAGCCGCCTCGAAGACGTCTTGCTCAACGACGCGTCGTACCCGCCCGATGAAGCAGACCTCGTGACCCGCGACAGCTCACTGGGCCGCCTCGACGGCCGGCTCGAGCTGAAGAACCTGACCTTTGGGTACAGCCGCATCGATCCTCCCCAGCTCGACAGCTTCAGCATGACCCTCGAGCCTGGGCAGCGCGTGGCACTGGTGGGCTCGACCGGCAGCGGAAAATCGACCCTGGGCAAGCTCATCTGTGGGCTGCTCGATGCGTGGAGCGGAGAGATCCTCTTCGACGGCAAGCCTCGCACCGCGTGGCCGCGAAGCGTCATCACCACCAGTCTCGCGCAGGTCGATCAAGACATCGTGCTGTTCGCGGGAACCCTGCGTGAGAACCTGACACTCTGGGACAACGACATCGACGAGGCCTCCATCACCCAGGCGCTCAAGGACGCCGGGATCTACGAGGCCGTGATCTCACGCCCCTCGGGCATCGACGCAGAGGTGCAGGAAGCCGCACACAACTTCAGCGGCGGAGAGCGTCAGCGACTCGAGATTGCACGCGCCCTCGTCACCAATCCGCGCATCCTGGTACTCGACGAGGCCACGAGCGCCCTCGACCCCATCGTCGAGAAGAAGATCGACCAGGCCGTTCGACGGCGCGGCTGCACGTGCGTGATCATCGCGCACCGCCTGAGCACCATCCGCGACGCCGACGAGATCATCGTGCTCGAGCACGGCAAGGTCGTCGAGCGCGGAGACCATGAGACCCTCGTGGCGAGAAAAGGCGAGTACTGGAAGCTCATACAGGCCGAGATCTCAGCCCAGTCGCAAGATCAGGCGGTGGCTGCATCGTGA